A genomic stretch from Acidobacteriota bacterium includes:
- the cobA gene encoding uroporphyrinogen-III C-methyltransferase, whose translation MVGKVYLVGAGPGDTGLLTLKGKAALERADAVIYDFLANEDLLRHTRPECERICVGKRPGDRNSPQEAINQLLVSKAAQGNVVVRLKGGDPFIFGRGAEEAQALANAGIPFEVVPGITSGYAAPAYAGIPLTHRDVSSSVIFVTGHEDPSKSSGSIDWTKLADGADTLVLFMGVRNLAEISAALRKGGKDPSTPVAVIFWGTRAAQQTVVGTLADIAQLAEGIEAPAIIVVGDVVGLREELMWFERLPLFGRRIVTTRTRGQATIFRDALESLGAEAIEIPAIEIRDPQSTKPLDEAIGRLQEFDYLLFTSANGVRKFLGRLAACGRDVRDLKGLEIGAIGPGTSAELAATGIRADFLPHEYRAEGLIECLKGAEVRGKAFLIPRAKVARDILHRSLEERGARVEVVEAYETVRPELPAGEVKRLLTPVPDAVTFTSSSTVTNFVNLIENAGLRKILERVVIASIGPVTSETCRKHGLDVSIEATDSTVAGLIQALQAYFCKSSEKRPRCRS comes from the coding sequence ATGGTCGGAAAGGTTTATCTAGTCGGGGCGGGGCCGGGCGACACCGGCCTGTTGACGCTCAAGGGCAAGGCGGCTCTTGAACGCGCCGACGCTGTTATCTACGACTTTCTCGCCAACGAGGACCTCCTGAGGCATACGCGGCCGGAGTGCGAGAGGATCTGCGTGGGCAAGCGGCCGGGTGACAGGAATTCACCCCAGGAAGCCATCAATCAGCTGCTGGTGAGCAAGGCAGCGCAAGGTAATGTTGTGGTCCGGCTGAAAGGCGGAGACCCGTTCATTTTCGGACGCGGTGCCGAAGAGGCCCAGGCGCTGGCAAACGCAGGCATCCCATTCGAGGTCGTTCCGGGCATTACATCAGGTTATGCGGCCCCGGCCTACGCGGGAATTCCCTTGACGCATCGCGACGTGTCATCAAGCGTCATTTTCGTGACGGGCCATGAAGATCCGTCCAAGTCGTCTGGCAGTATCGACTGGACAAAACTTGCAGATGGGGCGGATACGCTTGTCCTTTTCATGGGCGTCCGAAATCTGGCCGAGATCAGCGCGGCCCTGCGCAAAGGAGGCAAAGACCCGAGCACTCCGGTTGCAGTCATTTTCTGGGGAACCCGTGCTGCGCAACAAACCGTTGTAGGTACGCTGGCCGATATCGCGCAGCTGGCTGAGGGGATTGAAGCGCCGGCGATCATTGTGGTGGGAGATGTTGTCGGCCTGCGCGAGGAATTGATGTGGTTTGAGCGCCTGCCGCTTTTCGGGAGGCGCATTGTAACAACACGGACGCGCGGACAAGCTACCATCTTCAGAGACGCCCTCGAAAGCCTGGGAGCTGAAGCCATCGAGATTCCCGCAATTGAAATTCGCGATCCGCAATCCACGAAGCCGCTCGATGAAGCGATTGGCCGGCTGCAGGAATTTGATTATCTTCTCTTCACCTCAGCCAACGGCGTCAGGAAATTCCTGGGCCGGCTCGCAGCGTGCGGCCGCGATGTGCGCGATTTGAAGGGGCTCGAGATCGGGGCCATCGGACCCGGCACCTCGGCTGAACTTGCCGCCACCGGTATCCGCGCCGATTTCCTGCCTCATGAATACAGGGCGGAAGGGCTGATTGAATGCTTGAAGGGCGCCGAGGTTCGCGGCAAGGCATTCCTGATTCCGCGAGCAAAGGTCGCGCGCGATATTCTTCATCGCTCGCTTGAGGAGCGCGGCGCTCGCGTGGAGGTCGTTGAAGCCTATGAAACGGTCCGGCCTGAACTTCCCGCGGGCGAGGTTAAGCGTCTCCTCACTCCTGTGCCAGATGCGGTTACTTTCACGAGCTCCTCCACCGTCACAAACTTTGTGAATTTGATTGAGAACGCTGGCCTCCGCAAAATCCTGGAGCGCGTTGTCATCGCCTCCATCGGCCCTGTTACTTCGGAGACGTGCCGCAAGCACGGTCTTGATGTTTCCATCGAAGCCACGGATTCAACGGTTGCTGGTCTTATCCAGGCGTTGCAAGCCTATTTCTGCAAGTCATCGGAAAAACGCCCCAGGTGCCGCTCCTAA
- a CDS encoding hydroxymethylbilane synthase, translated as MKITIGSRGSSLALWQANWVKDHLASAGHEVKINIIKTSGDRLQNAALAASGTKGLFIKEIEEALLAGQVDLAVHSMKDLPTGLPEGLGIAAVPQREDPRDALVSRGGLLLQDLPAGARIGTSSLRRQSQLLALRPDLEVVPMRGNVDTRLRKLERGDCEALVLAAAGLRRLGFASHITSWFREDEICPAVGQGALAIEIRTHNAAVEEVIAAFDHPATHRAIRAERAMLEALGGGCQLPIAAYAKNDSGRLHLTGVVADPAGTRVLRAMATGELENPEDLGRQVATELFGQGARELLSLPGMDPG; from the coding sequence ATGAAGATTACTATCGGTTCACGTGGAAGCTCACTCGCGCTATGGCAGGCGAACTGGGTGAAGGACCATCTAGCGTCCGCAGGCCACGAAGTCAAAATCAATATCATCAAGACCAGCGGCGACAGGCTCCAGAATGCCGCCCTGGCCGCTTCCGGAACTAAAGGCCTGTTTATCAAGGAAATTGAAGAGGCATTGCTGGCTGGCCAGGTGGACCTTGCGGTCCACAGCATGAAGGACCTTCCGACTGGCCTGCCCGAAGGACTGGGCATAGCGGCGGTCCCGCAGCGCGAGGACCCGCGCGACGCGCTCGTCTCAAGGGGCGGCTTGCTTTTGCAGGACCTTCCCGCCGGAGCGCGCATAGGAACCAGCAGCCTACGGCGGCAGTCTCAACTGCTTGCCTTGCGCCCCGACCTGGAGGTTGTCCCAATGCGCGGCAACGTGGATACCCGACTGCGAAAACTTGAGCGAGGCGATTGTGAAGCGCTGGTGCTGGCCGCCGCTGGTTTAAGGCGCCTGGGTTTTGCCTCCCACATCACGAGCTGGTTCCGGGAAGATGAAATTTGCCCGGCCGTCGGACAGGGAGCGCTTGCCATTGAAATCAGAACACACAACGCGGCAGTGGAAGAGGTGATTGCGGCTTTTGACCATCCGGCAACTCACCGAGCAATCCGCGCGGAAAGGGCTATGCTTGAGGCACTGGGTGGCGGATGCCAGCTCCCTATTGCGGCGTACGCAAAAAACGATTCCGGGAGACTCCATCTGACGGGAGTGGTGGCAGACCCCGCCGGCACCCGGGTGCTTCGAGCAATGGCGACGGGTGAGCTGGAGAACCCTGAGGACCTGGGAAGGCAGGTGGCAACGGAGCTCTTTGGCCAGGGTGCGCGCGAACTCCTGAGCCTTCCGGGAATGGACCCAGGGTAG
- a CDS encoding glutamyl-tRNA reductase: MNLALVGINHRTAPVEVRERMSIPESRLQEAVVDLVHREGIKEGLILSTCNRVEVVANARDGVAPIPVIRKFLADHHQCNLALYETHFYQHRQQEAIEHLFRVASSLDSMIVGEPQILGQLKQAYTAARQAGALNGTLNEISLQALAVARKVRRNTGIGASAVSVSYAAVELARKIFGDLTGKTILVLGAGKMSEIAARNLIRSGAGSILVANRTYERAVELAEAFHGTAIRIEQMLDHVEKADIVICSTSAPHYVIYRHHAERWLAARKNRPMFFVDISVPRNIDPAVNELDNAFVYDIDDLGQVVESNKKQRDREAIWAEEIIQQEVQKAMRRLASREVVPTIVALEQKLEAIRENELERFRGRLGDLTPQQREAIDALTHGILNKVLHGPITELKSGVGRPEQGSLVSLVRKMFGVVE; the protein is encoded by the coding sequence ATGAATCTCGCTCTTGTGGGAATCAACCATCGGACGGCGCCAGTGGAAGTCCGGGAACGGATGAGTATTCCGGAATCGCGGCTTCAGGAAGCCGTCGTCGACCTGGTTCACCGGGAAGGAATTAAAGAGGGCCTGATTCTCTCCACCTGCAACCGTGTTGAAGTGGTTGCCAATGCCCGTGACGGCGTGGCGCCGATACCCGTCATTCGCAAGTTCCTCGCCGATCATCACCAATGCAACCTGGCGCTTTACGAAACCCATTTTTACCAGCATCGCCAGCAGGAAGCCATCGAACACCTGTTCCGCGTGGCGTCAAGCCTGGATTCAATGATCGTAGGCGAGCCCCAAATCCTCGGGCAGTTGAAGCAGGCCTATACCGCTGCGCGTCAAGCGGGAGCATTGAACGGCACTTTGAATGAAATCAGCCTGCAGGCCCTGGCGGTGGCGCGCAAAGTCCGCCGAAACACTGGCATTGGAGCGTCGGCAGTTTCTGTTTCCTACGCCGCCGTGGAACTGGCGCGGAAGATCTTCGGCGACCTGACAGGGAAAACTATCCTGGTTCTCGGCGCGGGCAAGATGAGTGAAATCGCCGCCAGGAACCTCATCCGGAGCGGCGCAGGCTCCATTCTGGTGGCGAATCGCACCTACGAGCGCGCGGTTGAACTGGCAGAAGCATTTCACGGCACAGCCATACGGATTGAGCAGATGCTGGACCATGTTGAAAAAGCTGATATCGTTATTTGCTCGACGTCCGCGCCCCATTACGTCATTTATCGCCACCATGCGGAACGATGGCTCGCAGCGCGGAAAAACCGGCCCATGTTTTTTGTGGATATCTCGGTGCCCCGAAACATCGATCCGGCCGTCAACGAACTTGATAACGCCTTTGTTTACGATATTGATGATCTGGGGCAGGTGGTCGAGTCCAACAAGAAACAGCGCGACCGCGAAGCCATCTGGGCAGAGGAAATCATTCAGCAGGAAGTTCAGAAGGCCATGCGGCGCCTCGCCTCGCGGGAAGTTGTGCCAACAATTGTGGCACTGGAACAGAAGCTCGAAGCTATTCGCGAAAATGAGCTGGAGCGTTTTCGCGGCCGGCTGGGTGACCTGACGCCTCAACAGCGCGAGGCCATCGACGCCCTCACGCACGGCATCCTGAACAAGGTCCTTCACGGTCCGATTACCGAGCTCAAGAGTGGCGTCGGCCGTCCGGAGCAAGGTTCGCTGGTATCACTGGTCCGCAAGATGTTCGGCGTCGTCGAGTGA
- a CDS encoding alpha-D-glucose phosphate-specific phosphoglucomutase, which translates to MVHPRAGKPAEPSMLVNVPRLITAYYVGRPDPSAPAERVAFGTSGHRGSSLSNSFNEAHILAISQAICDYRRGQKINGPLFLAKDTHALSEPAYATALEVLAANEVEVMIDSEDGYTPTPVLSHAILTHNSRPKAERADGIVITPSHNPPEDGGFKYNPPDGGPADTTITGWIAARANALLAGGLREIHRTPWAKALKSLTTHRHDYATAYIEDLNAVVDLDAIRGAGLNVGVDPLGGAGVAYWDRISERYGLRLTVVNKLVDPTFRFMTLDWDGQIRMDCSSPYAMAALISMKDRFDVAFGCDTDHDRHGIVTRSAGLLNPNHYLAVAIFYLFRNRPEWPARPSVGKTLVSSGMIDRVAAKLGRRLVEVPVGFKWFVEGLLDGSLGFGGEESAGASFLRRDGSVWTTDKDGIIMGLLAAEMTAITGHDPGELYNELTSEFGASAYQRIDVPATPEQKTLLKGLVPEQVGTSELAGEKIEAMLTTAPGNGQPIGGLKVVTANGWFAARPSGTEDVYKIYAESFLGEDHLHKIQEEARQIIAGVFAEAGTKNA; encoded by the coding sequence ATGGTACATCCTCGGGCCGGGAAGCCTGCCGAACCTTCAATGCTGGTGAACGTTCCCCGGTTGATCACGGCTTATTATGTCGGGCGGCCTGATCCCTCCGCGCCGGCGGAGAGGGTGGCCTTTGGGACATCCGGGCACCGCGGCTCATCGCTTTCAAATTCCTTCAATGAGGCGCACATCCTTGCCATCAGCCAGGCCATCTGCGACTACCGCCGCGGGCAGAAGATCAACGGTCCGCTTTTCCTGGCCAAAGATACTCACGCTCTTTCGGAGCCTGCCTACGCTACGGCTTTGGAGGTCCTGGCGGCCAACGAGGTTGAAGTGATGATCGACAGCGAAGATGGCTACACGCCCACGCCGGTGCTTTCGCACGCGATCCTCACCCACAATTCCCGGCCAAAAGCGGAGCGGGCCGACGGCATCGTGATTACACCTTCCCATAATCCTCCGGAAGACGGCGGCTTTAAGTACAACCCTCCAGATGGCGGCCCGGCCGATACCACCATCACTGGCTGGATTGCCGCCAGGGCAAATGCTCTGCTGGCAGGCGGCCTTCGCGAGATCCACAGAACCCCGTGGGCAAAGGCGCTGAAGTCTTTGACCACTCACCGGCACGATTACGCAACCGCGTACATTGAAGACCTCAATGCTGTTGTTGACCTTGATGCCATTCGCGGCGCGGGCCTCAATGTTGGCGTTGATCCGCTGGGCGGAGCGGGCGTGGCCTACTGGGACCGCATCAGCGAACGTTACGGGTTGCGCTTAACTGTGGTCAACAAGCTGGTGGACCCGACCTTCCGCTTTATGACGCTCGATTGGGACGGCCAGATTCGCATGGACTGTTCCTCGCCTTATGCCATGGCAGCGCTGATTTCCATGAAAGATCGCTTCGACGTGGCGTTTGGCTGCGATACGGACCACGACCGCCATGGCATCGTCACGCGCAGCGCGGGGCTGTTGAATCCCAACCACTACCTGGCAGTGGCCATTTTTTATCTGTTCAGAAACCGCCCGGAGTGGCCGGCGAGGCCGAGCGTGGGCAAGACACTGGTGAGCAGCGGCATGATCGATCGCGTGGCGGCCAAGCTGGGCCGCAGGCTGGTCGAGGTCCCAGTCGGCTTCAAATGGTTTGTGGAAGGGCTGCTGGATGGGTCGCTCGGGTTCGGCGGCGAGGAAAGCGCGGGAGCCTCCTTCCTGCGCCGGGACGGCAGCGTCTGGACCACGGACAAGGACGGTATCATCATGGGCCTGCTGGCGGCTGAAATGACCGCGATCACGGGACACGATCCCGGCGAACTCTATAATGAATTGACCTCTGAATTTGGCGCGTCCGCTTATCAGCGGATCGACGTGCCCGCCACGCCTGAGCAGAAGACACTCCTGAAGGGGCTTGTTCCCGAGCAGGTGGGGACTTCTGAGCTGGCAGGCGAAAAGATCGAGGCCATGCTCACCACCGCACCCGGCAATGGCCAACCCATTGGCGGTCTGAAAGTGGTGACCGCAAACGGCTGGTTCGCCGCCCGGCCCTCCGGAACGGAGGACGTCTACAAGATTTATGCCGAAAGTTTTCTTGGCGAAGACCATTTGCATAAAATCCAGGAAGAAGCCAGGCAGATCATTGCGGGCGTTTTTGCGGAGGCGGGAACCAAAAACGCATAG
- a CDS encoding glycosyl hydrolase: MPNIPNKLSIFSRLFLWSLAAMLVAAGFASQARAQQLSQAEIDRRADALLARLTIEQKIKLIGGVDSMFTYEMPQIGLPRLKMSDGPVGVRVWGPSIAYAGGIGLAASWDPTLARRVGVALGEDARVRGVHFLLGPGVNIYRAPMNGRNFEYFGEDPCLGGQIVAGYIEGVQSERVVATVKHYDANNSEYDRHGINSIIDPRTLREIYLPIFEAAVRQGHVGAVMDSYNLLNGEHATQNAFLNIDVLRKDWGFRGILMSDWDATYDAVAAANAGLDLEMPSAKFMNAENLLPAIKAGKVSEATIDEKVRRILRVAIEFGWLDHDQSDLSLPLYNRRSLEMALDSAKESLVLLKNEGRLLPLDLSKVHTIALIGPDAYPAQASAGGSGHVTAIAPVSLLEGLTRSLPHTKILWNSGLKDLQELLGGRRSEGHASGNFSTDAQGEHPGLTQEEFDSGEFAGNPDRTRVVPGVRFWGGSPFLPRSNKKLAVRWTGYYTPKTSGPQEFIVASVARDSYQLYVDGKMVLDGLPGRGEPQSVEISLPSGQAVPVRLNYQPETNRIRVGFAALPAAEMLDPNATKVAAMADVVVLSVGFDPETEGEGHDRTYALPPGQEALIRAVAAVNHHTVVVLTSGGSVATSGWLDRVPAFFEAWYGGSEAGTALADALTGRTNPSGKLPITWWKRVEDNPTWNNYYEEPGTNDVHYREGVFLGYRAYGHNSQPAPLFPFGFGLSYTTFAFSNLSVSPRTASPDGPVTVSFDVKNTGSRAGSEVAEVYVSDPSAKVPRPKIELKGFERVTLKPGEIKYASIKLNQRSLAYWDVKSNGWKVDPGEFVVSVGDSSQNLPLKERFTVR; encoded by the coding sequence ATGCCAAATATCCCTAACAAACTCTCGATCTTTTCTCGTCTTTTTTTATGGTCATTGGCAGCGATGCTCGTTGCTGCCGGATTCGCAAGCCAGGCGCGGGCGCAGCAACTTTCCCAGGCGGAAATCGACCGCCGCGCGGACGCGCTGCTGGCCAGGCTGACCATCGAGCAGAAAATCAAGTTGATCGGCGGCGTGGACAGCATGTTCACTTACGAAATGCCGCAGATCGGCCTGCCGCGCCTGAAGATGTCAGATGGGCCGGTAGGCGTTCGCGTGTGGGGACCCAGCATCGCTTACGCCGGAGGCATTGGCCTCGCGGCCTCATGGGACCCGACGCTGGCGCGCCGCGTGGGCGTCGCGCTGGGCGAGGACGCGCGGGTACGCGGCGTCCATTTTCTGCTCGGACCGGGAGTCAACATTTACCGGGCGCCGATGAATGGCCGCAACTTTGAATACTTCGGTGAAGATCCCTGCCTGGGCGGCCAGATCGTCGCGGGTTACATCGAAGGCGTGCAGAGCGAGCGCGTGGTGGCCACCGTCAAGCACTATGACGCCAACAACTCGGAGTATGACCGCCACGGAATCAATTCCATCATCGATCCGCGTACCCTGCGCGAAATTTATCTGCCCATCTTTGAGGCTGCCGTCAGGCAGGGGCACGTGGGCGCCGTCATGGATTCCTACAACCTCCTCAACGGCGAGCACGCAACCCAGAATGCGTTTCTCAATATCGATGTTCTGCGAAAAGACTGGGGCTTTCGCGGCATTCTGATGTCCGACTGGGACGCTACCTACGATGCCGTCGCGGCGGCCAACGCCGGGCTCGATCTTGAAATGCCCTCGGCAAAATTCATGAACGCGGAGAACCTGCTTCCGGCCATCAAAGCGGGCAAGGTTTCTGAGGCAACCATTGACGAAAAGGTCCGCCGGATTCTGCGCGTCGCCATCGAGTTCGGCTGGCTTGACCATGACCAGTCGGACCTCAGCCTGCCGCTCTACAATCGGCGCTCGCTTGAGATGGCGCTCGACTCCGCCAAAGAAAGCCTGGTGCTGCTAAAAAATGAAGGCCGCCTGCTGCCGCTCGATTTGAGCAAAGTTCACACCATTGCGCTGATTGGTCCCGACGCCTACCCGGCGCAGGCTTCGGCCGGAGGCAGCGGCCACGTCACGGCCATCGCGCCGGTCAGTCTCCTTGAAGGATTGACCCGTTCGCTGCCCCACACAAAGATCCTGTGGAATAGCGGTTTGAAAGATCTGCAGGAACTGCTGGGTGGTCGGAGGTCGGAAGGCCATGCCAGCGGCAACTTCTCAACTGATGCCCAGGGCGAGCATCCGGGGCTGACCCAGGAGGAATTTGACAGCGGCGAATTTGCCGGCAACCCGGACCGAACCCGTGTTGTGCCGGGCGTACGTTTCTGGGGCGGCAGTCCATTTCTTCCGCGCTCAAACAAAAAACTTGCCGTTCGCTGGACTGGCTACTACACGCCAAAAACATCCGGGCCGCAGGAATTCATCGTGGCTTCCGTCGCCCGCGACAGCTACCAGCTTTATGTCGATGGCAAGATGGTGCTCGATGGTCTGCCGGGCCGCGGCGAACCCCAAAGCGTGGAAATTAGTCTCCCATCAGGCCAGGCCGTCCCGGTGCGACTGAACTACCAGCCGGAGACGAACAGAATCCGGGTGGGGTTTGCCGCCTTGCCCGCGGCGGAAATGCTCGACCCGAACGCCACAAAGGTCGCGGCGATGGCCGATGTGGTAGTGCTTTCGGTCGGCTTCGATCCCGAAACGGAAGGCGAGGGCCATGACCGCACCTACGCTCTGCCTCCCGGCCAGGAAGCTCTTATCAGGGCCGTGGCGGCTGTAAACCATCACACCGTGGTTGTCCTTACCTCCGGCGGAAGCGTAGCCACCAGTGGCTGGCTGGACCGTGTTCCTGCGTTCTTCGAAGCCTGGTATGGAGGTTCAGAAGCCGGCACGGCCCTGGCGGATGCCCTGACGGGCCGCACCAATCCTTCGGGCAAATTGCCCATCACCTGGTGGAAGAGGGTAGAGGACAATCCCACCTGGAACAACTACTACGAGGAACCCGGAACGAATGACGTCCATTACCGCGAAGGAGTCTTTCTCGGTTATCGCGCTTATGGGCACAACAGCCAGCCGGCCCCGCTGTTTCCGTTTGGCTTCGGGCTGTCTTACACCACGTTCGCCTTCAGCAACTTGAGCGTCAGCCCTCGAACAGCCAGCCCGGACGGCCCCGTCACAGTCAGCTTTGACGTCAAAAATACGGGCAGCCGCGCGGGTAGCGAGGTGGCGGAGGTTTACGTCAGCGATCCTTCGGCAAAGGTACCGCGACCGAAAATCGAGCTGAAAGGCTTCGAACGCGTAACGCTAAAGCCCGGCGAAATTAAGTACGCGAGCATCAAGCTCAACCAGCGCTCGCTGGCTTACTGGGATGTTAAGTCCAACGGCTGGAAAGTCGATCCTGGTGAGTTCGTGGTTTCCGTCGGCGACAGCTCCCAGAACCTGCCGCTGAAGGAGAGGTTCACAGTGCGATAG
- a CDS encoding RNA polymerase sigma factor: MPESSEGVLSDIFPITAASTDEMETAVREHSRFVYAIAYSALRNHHDAEDAAQETFVRFWRHRRRWRLIRNQRAWLAGTAWHVALDLRKRRRALHHSAIPLSESVESILQLQAQGTPADEIASREEMTALLDRLIESLPEELRHALTLSLAEELTSPEISAVLQIPEGSVRQRLWQARQILKEKLSVLLEGKHGK, translated from the coding sequence ATGCCGGAATCGAGCGAAGGCGTGTTGAGCGACATTTTCCCGATCACTGCCGCTTCCACGGATGAGATGGAAACAGCAGTGCGGGAGCACTCGCGATTTGTCTACGCCATCGCCTATTCGGCGCTACGCAATCACCACGATGCGGAAGACGCCGCCCAGGAAACATTTGTCCGTTTCTGGCGTCACCGGCGGCGATGGAGACTGATTCGCAACCAGCGGGCGTGGCTGGCTGGAACGGCATGGCACGTGGCCCTTGACTTACGGAAAAGACGTCGCGCGCTTCACCATTCAGCCATTCCGCTGAGCGAGTCTGTAGAGTCGATCTTGCAGCTTCAGGCACAGGGAACGCCCGCCGATGAGATTGCAAGCCGCGAAGAAATGACTGCACTGCTCGATCGGTTGATTGAATCCCTGCCGGAAGAGCTTCGCCACGCTCTCACGCTTTCGCTTGCGGAGGAGCTTACATCGCCTGAAATTTCCGCTGTGCTGCAGATTCCAGAAGGCTCGGTCCGCCAGCGGTTGTGGCAGGCGCGGCAGATTCTGAAGGAGAAGCTTTCGGTTTTGCTCGAGGGAAAACATGGGAAATAA